A DNA window from Setaria viridis chromosome 2, Setaria_viridis_v4.0, whole genome shotgun sequence contains the following coding sequences:
- the LOC117844768 gene encoding ubiquitin carboxyl-terminal hydrolase 17: MELSTAVALVVAVALMALGMAATGWLQRVEARRLEVRRLAWQAAEEVEIAEREEAYYYGQYGGEFVSASDVPEAPPLWAAPEVDPSPKEAVVEDEVAVAASTPPGKGVCAMCARPTTLRCKRCKSVKYCTFKCQIDHWRKGHKDECHTRNLGARQDGAPENVVTRVEVKDMPPDKPSNTAEVPAEYSQFTGKAESVDCSRLTTSSNAAKVHDTAVCEKNYLTTPDQHTELESELEQSNKQALGADNHESSRNSPCMSAVDKVSSAHSSAYCLSHNPSKRGDNSHGLCARSESSRVMPNNPSTEKKYARQQTAIKVVRHYATELALFPYKHFIELYNFEKLELHPFGLCNLGNSCYANAVLQCLAFTRPLTAYLLEGYHSRNCSKMEWCFMCELEKVMTEGKCGKAPVSPTGILSHLNEIGTSFGQGREEDAHEFLRYAIDTMQSASVKEAKKNGVHKLAEESTLVQLIFGGYLQSKIICTKCQVSSAQSERILDLTVEIDGDINTLEGALRRFTSSEVLDGDNRYHCSRCMSYERAKKKLMISEAPNILTIALKRYQSGVYGKISKDVKFPEHLNLSQFMCETDDYSPVYSLYAVVVHHDVMNTTISGHYVCYVKDPQGKWHEMDDSKVKPVSLKKVLSKCAYMLLYARCSPRVPDSVRKAMINQGASHAKKPKKMADSESTPLGGGNYVSMHQGGNLCKDRAVHHLTYTSEASDGWSYPIPGFSRSDSSSLFSNSDAGSSSTLSSDSTNSTRNLASMEYDYIFGASDHMHPVSPAVIPEEDELSYLRQRSSFNPCSSGHYMDQGGEFAQQYYHRLQVGGGVLEEGGEKPSFYTDQGKQNSSSNRNRSFSRSCKITEQRRYTGTGAAFFLEGRGLSKHFTGRGGLGL, encoded by the exons ATGGAACTGtcgacggcggtggcgctggtggTCGCCGTCGCGCTCATGGCGCTCGGCATGGCGGCGACCGGGTGGCTGCAGCgcgtggaggcgcggcggtTGGAGGTGCGCCGCCTCGCGTggcaggcggcggaggaggtcgaGATCGCCGAGAGGGAGGAGGCCTACTACTACGGCCAGTACGGTGGCGAGTTCGTGAGCGCGTCCGACGTTCCTGAGGCGCCCCCGCTGTGGGCGGCGCCAGAGGTGGACCCCTCGCCgaaggaggcggtggtggaggatgaagtggcggtggcggcctccACTCCGCCGGGGAAGGGTGTCTGTGCGATGTGCGCCAGGCCAACGACGCTCCGGTGCAAGCGATGCAAGAGCGTCAAGTACTG CACCTTCAAATGCCAGATAGATCACTGGAGAAAAGGACACAAAGATGAATGTCATACACGAAATCTTGGTGCCAGACAAGATGGTGCACCAGAGAATGTGGTGACTAGAGTAGAGGTTAAGGATATGCCCCCTGATAAGCCATCTAATACAGCAGAGGTCCCTGCAGAATATTCTCAGTTTACTGGGAAGGCAGAATCTGTTGATTGCTCAAGGCTTACAACTTCAAGTAATGCCGCCAAAGTTCATGACACTGCTGTTTGTGAAAAAAATTATCTTACTACTCCTGACCAGCATACTGAGTTGGAGAGTGAACTGGAGCAAtccaacaagcaagctcttggtgCAGATAACCATGAAAGTTCTAGAAATTCGCCATGCATGTCAGCTGTTGACAAAGTTTCTTCAGCTCACAGCAGTGCATATTGTTTGTCACATAACCCATCTAAAAGGGGAGATAACTCTCATGGTCTGTGTGCAAGGTCAGAGAGTTCAAGAGTAATGCCAAATAACCCATCAACAGAGAAGAAATATGCCAGACAACAAACAGCTATAAAAGTTGTGAGACATTATGCAACAGAATTG GCACTTTTTCCATACAAACATTTCATCGAGCTCTACAACTTCGAGAAGTTGGAACTGCATCCTTTTGGTCTATGCAACCTTGGCAATAG CTGCTATGCAAATGCTGTTCTTCAGTGTTTGGCATTTACCCGACCACTTACAGCGTATCTTTTGGAAGGATATCATTCACGAAATT GTTCTAAAATGGAATGGTGCTTCATGTGTGAGTTGGAAAAAGTCATGACAGAGGGCAAGTGTGGAAAAGCTCCAGTATCGCCTACTGGAATACTATCTCATCTGAATGAGATTGGTACTAGCTTTGGCCAGGGTAGAGAAGAAGATGCTCATGAATTTCTAAG GTATGCAATTGATACTATGCAATCTGCTAGCGTGAAGGAAGCAAAGAAAAATGGTGTCCATAAGCTAGCTGAAGAATCAACTCTGGTGCAGTTAATATTTGGGGGCTATCTACAATCTAAG ATAATATGCACAAAGTGTCAGGTCAGTTCAGCACAGTCTGAACGTATTTTGGATTTAACTGTTGAAATAGATGGCGATATCAATACCCTTGAAGGTGCACTTCGTCGGTTTACATCATCAGAAGTTTTAGACGGTGATAATAGATACCATTGTAGCAG ATGCATGTCATATGAGCGTGCCAAAAAGAAGTTGATGATATCAGAGGCACCAAATATTCTGACAATTGCGCTGAAAAGATATCAG TCTGGTGTTTATGGCAAGATCAGCAAGGATGTCAAGTTCCCAGAGCACTTGAATTTGTCCCAATTCATGTGTGAAACAGATGATTATAGTCCTGTGTACAGCTTGTATGCTGTGGTTGTCCATCATGATGTTATGAATACTACCATCTCTGGTCATTATGTATGTTATGTGAAGGATCCTCAGGGAAAGTGGCACGAGATGGATGATAGCAAG GTGAAACCTGTTTCTCTCAAAAAGGTCCTGTCAAAATGTGCATACATGCTGCTTTATGCAAG GTGTTCACCGCGTGTCCCAGACTCTGTAAGAAAAGCAATGATTAATCAAGGTGCCTCACATGCTAAGAAACCCAAGAAGATGGCAGATTCAgaatcaactcctttgggaggAGGCAATTATGTGAGCATGCACCAAGGTGGAAACTTGTGCAAGGATCGTGCAGTGCACCATCTCACATACACATCAGAAGCATCCGACGGCTGGTCGTACCCGATACCAGGCTTTAGTCGAAGCGACAGCTCCTCGCTGTTCAGCAACTCTGATGCAGGGTCAAGCAGCACTCTCAGCAGCGATAGCACTAACAGCAccaggaacttggccagcaTGGAGTATGATTACATATTTGGAGCCTCAGATCATATGCACCCAGTGAGCCCAGCGGTTATACCCGAGGAAGATGAGCTGAGCTACTTGCGGCAAAGGTCTAGCTTCAACCCTTGCTCCTCAGGCCATTACATGGATCAGGGAGGTGAGTTTGCGCAGCAGTACTATCACAGGCTTCAGGTTGGCGGAGGGGTTTTGGAAGAGGGTGGGGAGAAGCCATCCTTCTACACTGACCAAGGTAAACAGAACAGTAGTAGTAATCGTAATCGTAGTTTTAGTAGAAGCTGTAAGATAACAGAACAGCGTAGGTATACAGGTACAGGGGCGGCCTTTTTCTTGGAAGGTCGAGGATTGTCCAAGCATTTTACTGGCAGGGGGGGCCTGGGTTTGTAG